Proteins from a genomic interval of Thermoanaerobacterium thermosaccharolyticum DSM 571:
- the pyrE gene encoding orotate phosphoribosyltransferase: protein MDRKEILKILSDLKVLNKGHFLLTSGRHSDTYLQCAKIFQYPEYSALFAKEIVQRFSGEKIDIVIGPAIGGIIFAYEVARQLGAKALFAEREEGIMKLRRGFEINEGDNVLVVEDVVTTGGSVKEVIEVVKNYNANVVGVACIVDRSNGKVDFGIKFESVISLDVISYESKDCPLCKEGLPVDKPGSRKFK, encoded by the coding sequence ATGGATAGAAAAGAAATATTAAAAATATTAAGTGATTTAAAAGTACTAAATAAAGGGCACTTTTTGCTGACGTCAGGAAGACATAGCGATACGTATCTTCAATGTGCAAAAATATTTCAATATCCTGAATACAGTGCTTTGTTTGCAAAAGAAATAGTGCAAAGATTTAGTGGTGAAAAAATAGATATTGTAATTGGGCCTGCTATTGGAGGTATTATATTTGCATATGAAGTTGCAAGACAGTTAGGCGCAAAAGCACTGTTTGCGGAAAGAGAAGAAGGGATTATGAAGCTTAGGAGAGGATTTGAAATAAATGAAGGTGATAATGTACTTGTAGTAGAAGATGTTGTTACAACAGGTGGTTCCGTGAAAGAAGTTATTGAAGTTGTAAAAAATTACAATGCAAATGTTGTAGGTGTTGCATGTATAGTGGATAGAAGCAATGGCAAAGTTGATTTCGGCATAAAATTTGAATCTGTAATATCGCTTGATGTTATATCGTATGAAAGTAAAGACTGCCCGCTATGCAAAGAAGGGTTACCAGTTGATAAGCCTGGTAGTAGGAAGTTTAAATAA
- a CDS encoding dihydroorotate dehydrogenase, whose protein sequence is MSLKVNIGNLEFKNPVFVASGTFGFGKEYSQYVDLNKLGAIMVKGLTLNPKEGNPPPRIYETPSGILNSVGLQNPGVDGFLRDELPFLKKFDTKVIVNIAGETIEEFVTMAQKLDIDGVHALELNVSCPNVKEGGMAFGVNPNSIYEITKRVKGVTNKIVIVKLTPNVADIKIYAKAAEDGGADAVSLINTITGMAVDINSRKPIFKNIFAGLSGPAVKPIALKYVYEAKKAVSIPVIGMGGISSAEDAIEFMIVGATAVAIGTYNFINPTCTMDILEDIKKYMNKNNVSDINQIINSINV, encoded by the coding sequence TTGAGCTTAAAAGTTAATATAGGAAATTTAGAATTTAAAAATCCTGTATTTGTAGCATCTGGCACATTTGGCTTTGGCAAAGAGTATTCACAATATGTTGATTTAAATAAGCTAGGAGCAATAATGGTAAAGGGGCTTACTTTAAATCCCAAAGAAGGTAATCCACCACCACGTATATATGAAACACCGTCAGGAATTTTAAACAGTGTAGGATTACAAAATCCTGGTGTAGACGGATTTCTTAGAGACGAATTGCCATTCTTAAAAAAATTTGACACAAAAGTAATTGTAAATATAGCAGGTGAAACAATAGAAGAATTTGTAACTATGGCTCAAAAACTTGATATAGATGGTGTACATGCGTTGGAACTTAACGTCTCATGTCCAAATGTAAAAGAAGGTGGAATGGCATTTGGAGTAAATCCCAATAGTATATACGAAATAACCAAAAGAGTTAAGGGCGTAACAAACAAAATTGTGATTGTAAAATTGACGCCAAATGTTGCTGATATAAAAATTTATGCAAAGGCGGCCGAGGATGGTGGAGCGGATGCAGTGTCGCTTATTAATACAATTACAGGCATGGCAGTTGATATAAACTCAAGAAAACCAATATTCAAAAATATATTTGCAGGCTTATCGGGACCTGCAGTAAAGCCTATAGCACTTAAATATGTATATGAAGCGAAAAAAGCCGTGTCAATTCCAGTGATAGGGATGGGCGGAATTTCTTCTGCTGAAGATGCTATAGAGTTTATGATAGTTGGTGCAACTGCTGTTGCAATTGGAACTTATAATTTTATTAATCCAACATGTACGATGGATATTCTTGAAGATATAAAAAAATACATGAACAAAAACAATGTTTCCGATATAAATCAGATAATCAATAGTATTAACGTATAA
- a CDS encoding dihydroorotate dehydrogenase electron transfer subunit, whose product MKHTIIRNDEIRSGVFRMEFDFADIPTPGQFVMINCGGNTLLKRPFSICDFEKDKMTVVYEVRGKGTYNLSKMKISDEIDVTGPHGHGFDIFDKYNNILVVGGGIGIPPLLFLSKKLKSKNINIVLGFRSDAFLIDEFSKYGNVLITTEDGSYGMKGYVTDAMKEIINEADIIYGCGPKPMLNAVKDISEKYKIPCQISVEERMGCGIGACMTCACKTVAEDGYHYKKVCKDGPVFWAKEVVF is encoded by the coding sequence ATGAAACACACTATCATAAGAAATGATGAAATAAGAAGTGGCGTATTTAGGATGGAGTTTGATTTTGCAGATATCCCTACGCCAGGACAATTTGTCATGATAAACTGTGGTGGAAATACTTTATTGAAGCGGCCGTTTAGCATATGTGATTTTGAAAAAGACAAAATGACAGTTGTATACGAAGTAAGAGGAAAAGGAACGTATAATCTTTCGAAGATGAAAATTAGCGATGAAATTGATGTAACTGGGCCTCATGGACACGGTTTTGATATCTTTGATAAATATAATAACATTCTTGTAGTTGGAGGCGGTATAGGTATACCTCCGCTACTATTTCTTTCAAAGAAATTAAAATCAAAAAATATCAATATCGTACTTGGTTTTAGAAGCGATGCCTTTCTTATAGATGAATTTAGCAAATATGGTAATGTTTTAATAACTACAGAAGACGGAAGCTATGGCATGAAAGGATATGTAACAGATGCTATGAAAGAAATTATAAATGAAGCTGATATAATTTATGGTTGCGGACCTAAACCAATGCTAAATGCTGTAAAAGATATCTCAGAAAAATATAAGATACCATGTCAAATATCAGTAGAAGAGCGCATGGGATGTGGGATTGGAGCGTGCATGACATGTGCATGTAAGACTGTAGCTGAGGATGGATACCACTATAAAAAAGTTTGCAAGGATGGACCTGTTTTTTGGGCTAAGGAGGTGGTGTTTTGA
- the pyrF gene encoding orotidine-5'-phosphate decarboxylase, giving the protein MFSDKLINAIKSKNNPTVVGLDPRIESIPEFIKEITFKKYGNNVKGISEAIYYFNKGIIDSIFDVVPAVKIQVAFYEVYGPDGFDIFFKTAEYAKEKGLMVIADVKRGDIADVAEMYSKAYLQNEYIDAITVNPYMGEDTITPYIHDVIEHEKGLFILVKTSNKGSYTIQNLETENGTVYENVANMVNKISNLVKGKLGYSSIGAVVGATHKEEAKILREKMPSAIFLVPGYGAQGATAEDVTNCFDENNLGAIVNSSRKVIFAYKSQYWKDVYSEYEYAQAARSEVVLMRGMINNALLKRKYIAC; this is encoded by the coding sequence ATGTTTTCAGATAAATTAATAAATGCCATAAAGTCTAAAAATAATCCAACAGTTGTAGGTTTAGATCCTAGGATTGAAAGTATTCCGGAATTTATAAAAGAAATAACTTTTAAAAAGTATGGAAATAATGTTAAGGGAATATCTGAAGCTATTTATTATTTCAACAAAGGAATAATAGATTCGATCTTTGATGTAGTTCCTGCAGTGAAAATTCAAGTTGCATTTTATGAAGTTTATGGACCGGATGGTTTTGATATATTTTTCAAAACAGCAGAATATGCTAAAGAAAAAGGGTTAATGGTTATAGCGGATGTAAAAAGAGGGGATATAGCTGATGTGGCGGAGATGTATTCTAAAGCATATTTGCAAAATGAATATATTGATGCAATTACTGTAAATCCTTATATGGGAGAAGATACTATTACTCCATATATACACGATGTTATTGAGCATGAAAAGGGATTGTTTATACTTGTGAAAACATCAAATAAAGGGTCATATACAATTCAAAATTTAGAAACTGAAAATGGTACTGTATATGAGAATGTAGCAAATATGGTGAATAAGATTTCTAATCTTGTGAAAGGCAAGCTAGGATATAGCTCAATAGGTGCTGTTGTGGGAGCGACCCATAAAGAAGAAGCTAAAATACTCCGAGAAAAAATGCCGTCAGCGATTTTTCTAGTACCTGGGTATGGTGCTCAAGGTGCCACGGCAGAAGATGTAACAAATTGTTTTGATGAAAATAATTTAGGCGCAATAGTGAACTCTTCCAGAAAAGTTATCTTTGCTTACAAAAGTCAATACTGGAAAGACGTTTATTCTGAATATGAGTATGCACAGGCAGCAAGGTCTGAAGTTGTTCTGATGAGAGGTATGATAAATAATGCGCTATTAAAAAGAAAGTATATAGCTTGTTGA
- a CDS encoding dihydroorotase has product MKTIIKGGTVINGYGTNEKADILVDNGKIKAIEKTIELNDALIIDANGKYVLPGFVDMHTHLRQPGFEEKETIKTGTHAAVAGGFTTVACMPNTNPVIDNEVVVEYIKSIAKRDGYSKVIPIGSMTKGMMGEEISEMAKLKDAGIVALSDDGHPIMNAGLMKRIMTYGSMYDLLMITHCEDKMLSGEGVMNNGLISTMIGLRGIPHEAEEVMVARNIILAKSTGARLHIAHVSTKDSVELIRRAKADGVNVTAEVTPHNLCLTEDIVDGFDTNTKAYPPLRTKEDVDALIDGLKDGTIDVIATDHAPHTKDDKKVPYEIAAFGISGIEIAFSVIYTYLVKNGLITLEDLVSFMSINPAKLLKTSYGIKVGNAADITVVDTNKEYTVNVDNFKSKGKNSPFNGKRLTGVVEYTLVDGKIIYKNNGKFEECNV; this is encoded by the coding sequence ATGAAAACAATTATTAAAGGTGGAACAGTGATAAATGGATATGGAACCAATGAGAAAGCAGATATTTTAGTAGATAATGGAAAAATAAAAGCAATAGAAAAAACGATAGAGTTAAATGATGCATTAATTATAGATGCTAATGGCAAATATGTTTTACCGGGATTTGTCGATATGCATACACATTTAAGGCAACCTGGATTTGAAGAAAAAGAGACTATAAAGACAGGTACGCATGCCGCCGTTGCAGGTGGATTTACAACAGTTGCTTGTATGCCTAATACAAATCCAGTGATAGATAATGAAGTTGTCGTAGAATATATAAAAAGCATTGCAAAAAGGGATGGATATTCAAAGGTAATACCTATAGGGTCAATGACTAAGGGAATGATGGGTGAAGAAATTTCCGAAATGGCAAAATTAAAAGATGCGGGTATTGTTGCATTATCGGATGATGGACATCCAATAATGAATGCCGGCCTTATGAAAAGAATAATGACATACGGCAGCATGTACGACTTACTGATGATCACCCACTGTGAAGATAAAATGTTAAGCGGTGAAGGTGTCATGAATAATGGTTTGATATCAACTATGATAGGTTTAAGGGGAATACCCCATGAAGCAGAAGAAGTCATGGTTGCAAGAAATATAATATTAGCCAAATCTACCGGTGCAAGACTTCATATTGCACATGTATCAACAAAGGATAGTGTGGAACTAATAAGGAGAGCCAAGGCAGATGGAGTAAATGTAACAGCAGAAGTTACACCGCATAACCTATGTCTTACTGAAGACATTGTAGATGGATTTGATACAAACACGAAAGCATATCCCCCTTTAAGGACAAAAGAAGATGTTGATGCGCTTATTGATGGTTTAAAAGATGGGACAATAGACGTTATCGCTACAGATCATGCTCCACATACAAAAGATGACAAAAAAGTTCCATATGAGATAGCAGCCTTCGGAATATCAGGGATCGAGATTGCCTTTTCTGTAATTTACACATATCTTGTAAAGAATGGCTTGATTACTTTAGAAGATCTAGTAAGTTTTATGTCTATAAATCCAGCAAAGCTTTTAAAAACATCATATGGAATAAAAGTGGGCAATGCTGCAGATATAACGGTAGTTGACACGAATAAAGAATATACGGTGAATGTAGATAATTTTAAATCAAAGGGTAAAAATTCTCCATTCAACGGTAAAAGATTAACTGGTGTTGTTGAATATACATTAGTAGACGGGAAAATAATTTATAAAAACAATGGCAAATTTGAAGAATGTAATGTATAA
- a CDS encoding aspartate carbamoyltransferase catalytic subunit: MIKKDVLGIRDMSKEDLIEILDTAKEMKKIIEGEKISDILKGKTIITIFFEPSTRTRLSFEMAAKYLGAHFGNIETKTSSVVKGESLIDTVRTVERMKADVIITRHNMSGAPHLMAKYLNASIINAGDGLNEHPTQALLDLMTIGEKKESFKGLKVVIIGDIVHSRVARSNMWGLLKLGAEVRLAGPATLLPKTFEKLGVKVYYDINKAINGVDVVMGLRIQLERQKSGLFPSKDEFVRYFGITSERMRLAKKDAILMHPGPINRNVEISSEAANSGYSVIEEQVTNGVAVRMALLKLLCERRKNNENNY, from the coding sequence GTGATAAAAAAAGATGTATTGGGCATTCGTGACATGTCCAAGGAAGATTTAATAGAGATACTCGATACAGCGAAAGAAATGAAGAAAATTATAGAGGGTGAAAAAATTTCGGACATCTTAAAAGGTAAAACAATCATAACAATATTTTTTGAGCCCAGTACTAGAACAAGGCTATCATTTGAAATGGCAGCTAAATATTTGGGTGCACATTTTGGGAATATAGAGACTAAAACCAGCAGCGTAGTAAAAGGTGAGTCTCTCATTGACACCGTAAGGACAGTAGAGAGGATGAAAGCGGATGTGATTATAACACGTCACAACATGTCAGGAGCTCCGCATCTTATGGCAAAATATTTAAATGCATCTATAATAAATGCCGGAGATGGCTTAAATGAGCATCCTACACAGGCTCTATTGGATTTAATGACAATAGGAGAAAAAAAAGAATCTTTTAAAGGATTAAAGGTAGTCATCATTGGCGATATAGTTCATTCTAGAGTTGCAAGATCAAATATGTGGGGACTTTTGAAATTGGGAGCAGAAGTGAGATTAGCAGGACCTGCTACATTATTGCCAAAAACTTTTGAAAAATTAGGTGTAAAAGTCTATTACGACATAAACAAAGCTATAAATGGTGTTGATGTTGTAATGGGACTTAGAATCCAGCTAGAAAGACAAAAAAGCGGATTATTTCCATCAAAAGATGAGTTTGTCAGATATTTTGGCATTACATCTGAAAGGATGAGACTTGCTAAAAAGGATGCCATATTGATGCATCCAGGACCAATTAACAGAAATGTAGAAATTTCATCCGAAGCAGCAAATTCAGGGTATTCGGTAATTGAGGAGCAAGTAACAAATGGTGTAGCAGTTAGAATGGCACTTTTAAAATTATTATGCGAAAGGAGAAAAAATAATGAAAACAATTATTAA
- the pyrR gene encoding bifunctional pyr operon transcriptional regulator/uracil phosphoribosyltransferase PyrR — protein MNYKAEIMDEKAIDRALIRISHEIVERNKGIENLVLIGIMRRGVPLANRLARYIERIEGKRPPIGSLDITLYRDDLTTKLEQPIVKKRDIGVDVIGKIVVLVDDVIYTGRTVRAAMDAVIDLGRPKSIQLAELIDRGHRELPIRPDYVGKNVPTSKSEIVSVMLEEVDNVNKVVISE, from the coding sequence TTGAATTATAAAGCAGAGATAATGGATGAAAAGGCGATAGACAGGGCTTTGATACGAATATCTCATGAAATAGTCGAGAGAAATAAGGGAATAGAAAACCTCGTTTTAATTGGTATTATGCGTAGAGGTGTGCCACTTGCAAATAGGCTTGCAAGATATATAGAAAGAATTGAAGGGAAAAGACCTCCTATAGGATCACTGGATATAACACTTTATAGAGATGACTTAACAACAAAACTGGAGCAGCCAATTGTTAAAAAACGTGATATAGGAGTTGATGTCATAGGTAAGATTGTTGTGCTGGTTGATGATGTTATTTATACAGGAAGAACTGTGAGAGCTGCGATGGATGCTGTCATTGATTTAGGCAGACCAAAATCAATACAGTTAGCAGAACTTATTGATAGAGGGCATAGGGAACTTCCTATTAGGCCTGACTATGTAGGGAAAAATGTGCCCACGTCAAAAAGCGAAATCGTAAGTGTGATGCTTGAAGAAGTTGATAATGTAAACAAAGTTGTGATAAGTGAATAA
- a CDS encoding AIR synthase family protein codes for MKEGKVPADVLSKFVYTNLGLKRSDVLLHSGIGEDCSVIEVGEYAVILSSDPITASNNLSGYLSVIISCNDIASCGAKPIGVLETILLPSGSDEELLHDIMKEIDRGAKELNVEVLGGHSEVTSSVNKPIISTTAVGMCKRNKFIKTSGAKLNDDVIVTKSLGLEGTFIIANDYYDILKKHISLKTLDNAKSFINELSAVKDGLISAANGANSMHDITEGGLLGAAYEVAEASNKGIEIYNDLIPIREETKIICNFFNIDPLKLISSGSMIITSSDGSKLVNELKKQNIEATIIGKITEHGKFLIDKDKKIEILPPDSDEIYKISI; via the coding sequence ATGAAAGAAGGAAAAGTGCCGGCAGACGTACTATCAAAGTTTGTTTATACAAATCTCGGCTTGAAGAGAAGCGATGTACTGTTGCATTCAGGCATAGGTGAAGATTGTAGTGTTATTGAAGTTGGTGAATATGCTGTTATACTATCTTCTGATCCTATAACAGCTTCAAATAATCTAAGCGGTTATCTATCGGTAATCATTTCTTGCAATGATATTGCATCATGCGGTGCAAAGCCAATTGGTGTTCTTGAAACAATCTTATTGCCATCTGGATCAGATGAAGAATTATTACACGATATCATGAAAGAAATAGATAGAGGTGCTAAAGAACTTAATGTAGAAGTCCTTGGTGGCCACAGCGAAGTTACATCATCTGTTAATAAGCCAATCATATCTACTACAGCAGTAGGTATGTGTAAAAGAAACAAATTCATAAAGACAAGTGGAGCTAAATTAAATGATGATGTAATAGTAACTAAATCTTTGGGGCTTGAAGGAACATTCATTATTGCAAATGACTATTATGACATTCTTAAAAAGCATATTTCGCTCAAAACACTAGATAATGCTAAAAGTTTTATAAATGAATTAAGCGCGGTAAAAGACGGGCTAATTTCAGCAGCAAATGGCGCAAACTCCATGCATGATATTACTGAAGGTGGCTTATTGGGCGCAGCGTATGAAGTTGCAGAAGCATCAAACAAAGGTATTGAAATATATAATGACTTAATCCCAATAAGAGAAGAAACTAAAATCATATGCAACTTTTTTAATATAGACCCCCTTAAACTTATCTCAAGCGGATCAATGATTATTACATCATCAGATGGCAGTAAATTAGTAAATGAATTAAAAAAACAAAATATCGAAGCAACCATAATAGGCAAAATTACAGAGCATGGAAAATTCCTTATAGATAAAGACAAAAAAATAGAGATACTACCGCCAGATTCTGATGAAATATATAAAATATCGATTTAA
- a CDS encoding MBL fold metallo-hydrolase, whose amino-acid sequence MINDINIQRFVLGPFQSNCYVLSIKDSNECVMVDPGIPAKEIENYIEKNNLSLKYILVTHGHFDHIGGVDFFRDRFNAKVCISADDSVLLSDTRLNLSEISFKKIVVKNADILLNDDDTLKLNNDITISVIHTPGHTPGGLCYKVDGVCFSGDTLFKGSIGRTDFPGGNYSEIIDSIKNKLFVLDDDLLVYPGHGDITTIKEEKLHNPFL is encoded by the coding sequence ATGATAAACGATATTAATATTCAAAGATTTGTACTGGGACCATTTCAATCTAATTGCTATGTCTTATCAATAAAAGATAGCAATGAATGTGTAATGGTAGACCCGGGGATACCGGCAAAAGAAATTGAAAATTATATAGAGAAAAATAATCTTAGCTTAAAATACATCTTAGTTACGCATGGGCATTTTGACCACATAGGTGGTGTTGATTTCTTTAGAGATAGATTTAATGCAAAGGTCTGTATTTCAGCAGATGATTCAGTACTGCTTTCAGATACCCGCCTTAATCTATCTGAGATAAGCTTTAAAAAAATAGTTGTTAAAAATGCTGACATTTTGCTGAATGATGATGATACTTTAAAATTAAATAATGATATCACAATTTCTGTTATTCATACACCTGGACATACACCTGGTGGATTATGTTATAAGGTAGATGGTGTTTGCTTTTCAGGAGATACGCTTTTTAAAGGTTCTATAGGACGAACAGACTTCCCAGGTGGTAATTACAGTGAAATAATAGATTCAATAAAAAATAAATTGTTTGTTTTAGACGATGATTTGCTAGTCTATCCAGGTCATGGAGATATTACTACTATAAAAGAAGAAAAACTTCACAATCCGTTTTTATAA
- the dtd gene encoding D-aminoacyl-tRNA deacylase, which translates to MRAVVQRVLHGKVTVENTIVGEITQGLVVLVGVSIDDTIEDVNYIADKIANLRIFDDNGGKMNFSILDVSGEILLVSQFTLLGDARKGRRPNYMNAAKPNDALHLFNKLCEKLKDMGLSVKTGKFGAMMQVSLINDGPVTILLDSKKTF; encoded by the coding sequence GTGAGAGCTGTTGTACAAAGAGTTTTGCATGGAAAGGTTACTGTTGAAAATACAATAGTGGGAGAAATAACACAAGGACTTGTTGTTTTGGTGGGTGTTTCGATAGATGATACGATAGAAGATGTAAATTATATTGCTGATAAAATTGCAAATTTGCGGATTTTTGATGATAATGGTGGCAAGATGAATTTTTCTATATTAGATGTAAGCGGGGAGATTCTGCTTGTGTCACAGTTTACGCTTCTTGGTGATGCAAGAAAGGGAAGAAGGCCTAATTACATGAATGCTGCAAAGCCTAATGATGCACTACATTTATTTAATAAGTTGTGTGAAAAATTAAAAGATATGGGGCTTTCAGTTAAAACAGGTAAATTTGGTGCAATGATGCAAGTATCTTTGATAAATGATGGACCTGTAACTATACTCTTGGATTCGAAAAAAACATTTTGA
- a CDS encoding RelA/SpoT family protein: MIEKVINRVKEYDKSENDINLIFKAYDYALKAHEGQYRNSGEPYIVHPVEVAMILTNLELDVSTIASGLLHDVIEDTSITYDDIKNEFGQEIADLVDGVTKLGMIEYKSKVEQQAENMRKMLIAMAKDIRVIMIKLADRLHNMRTLKYLSEEKQKEKAQETLEIYAPIAHRLGMSMIKWELEDLSLRYLHPDDYYSLVEKVAKKRKEREESIKELIDKLKEKLNEIGIKAEVDGRPKHFYSIYKKMKQQNKTFEQIYDLMAVRVIVNTVKDCYGTLGAVHTLWKPMPGRFKDYIAMPKPNMYQSLHTTVIGPKGEPFEIQIRTWDMHRTAEYGIAAHWKYKEGKSYEDEFDAKLSWLRQLLEWQRELKDAKEFMETLKIDLFTDEVYVFTPKGDVISLPAGSTPIDFAYSIHTEIGHRLNGAKVNGKIVPIDYELKNGDIVEILTTTNSDRGPSRDWLQIVKSSQAKNKIRQWFKKEKREENIERGEEIFYRELKRHGIQQSQLKGDIMESVLRKLNMHSEEDLFAAIGFGGLALNQIIPRIKEELKQIESEDKKQNTPIAEIKKKPKIGGMGVIVKGEDNVMVRFSKCCSPVPGDEIVGYVTKGRGVSIHRKDCPNIKDYVYDKNRIVEVEWDQGKNIAYQADIQIMANDRYGLLTDVTSILADIKISVRAVNARTTKDNVAIINLTLEITSRDQLEKIMNKLKALDGVTDVYRISA, encoded by the coding sequence ATGATTGAAAAAGTTATTAACAGAGTAAAAGAGTACGACAAATCTGAAAATGATATTAACTTAATATTTAAAGCCTATGACTATGCACTGAAAGCTCATGAAGGACAGTACAGAAATTCTGGGGAGCCTTATATTGTTCATCCAGTAGAGGTTGCAATGATACTTACTAATTTAGAGCTTGATGTTTCTACGATAGCCAGTGGGCTTCTTCATGATGTCATAGAGGATACGTCTATTACTTATGACGATATAAAAAATGAATTTGGGCAAGAAATAGCAGATTTAGTTGATGGTGTAACAAAGCTGGGTATGATTGAATATAAATCAAAAGTGGAGCAGCAGGCCGAAAACATGAGAAAAATGCTTATTGCAATGGCTAAAGATATAAGAGTGATAATGATAAAGCTTGCAGACCGTCTTCATAATATGCGTACGCTTAAATATTTAAGTGAAGAGAAACAAAAGGAAAAAGCACAAGAAACATTGGAAATATATGCGCCTATAGCTCATAGATTAGGTATGTCAATGATAAAGTGGGAGTTGGAGGATTTATCATTGAGATACCTTCACCCTGATGATTATTACAGTCTTGTTGAAAAGGTTGCAAAGAAAAGAAAAGAGAGGGAAGAATCGATAAAGGAACTTATCGATAAACTAAAAGAAAAGTTAAATGAGATCGGGATAAAAGCTGAAGTTGATGGAAGACCAAAACATTTTTACAGCATATACAAAAAAATGAAACAACAGAATAAGACTTTTGAGCAAATTTATGATTTAATGGCAGTAAGAGTAATAGTAAATACCGTAAAAGATTGTTATGGCACGCTTGGTGCGGTTCACACGTTGTGGAAGCCTATGCCGGGTAGATTTAAGGATTACATTGCTATGCCAAAACCTAATATGTATCAGTCACTTCATACAACAGTAATTGGTCCTAAAGGTGAGCCATTTGAAATACAGATACGAACATGGGACATGCATAGAACTGCTGAATATGGCATAGCAGCTCATTGGAAATACAAGGAAGGTAAATCTTACGAAGATGAATTTGATGCAAAACTTTCATGGCTTCGTCAACTGTTGGAGTGGCAGAGGGAGCTTAAAGATGCAAAGGAATTCATGGAGACATTAAAGATAGATTTATTTACAGATGAGGTTTATGTCTTTACGCCTAAAGGTGATGTAATCAGCCTTCCGGCGGGTTCTACCCCAATTGATTTTGCTTACAGCATCCATACTGAAATAGGTCATAGGCTAAATGGTGCTAAAGTAAATGGGAAAATAGTGCCTATAGATTATGAGCTTAAAAATGGTGATATTGTAGAGATTCTGACGACTACTAATAGTGATAGAGGTCCTAGCAGAGATTGGCTCCAGATAGTGAAAAGTTCACAAGCCAAAAATAAGATACGGCAGTGGTTTAAAAAAGAAAAACGAGAAGAAAACATAGAGCGGGGAGAAGAGATCTTTTATAGAGAACTGAAAAGGCATGGAATACAGCAATCACAATTAAAAGGGGACATAATGGAATCTGTATTAAGAAAGCTTAACATGCATTCAGAAGAAGATTTATTTGCCGCAATTGGATTTGGCGGACTCGCTTTAAATCAAATAATACCACGCATCAAAGAAGAACTCAAACAAATAGAAAGTGAAGATAAAAAACAAAACACACCAATTGCTGAGATAAAAAAGAAGCCTAAAATTGGTGGTATGGGCGTTATCGTCAAAGGCGAAGACAATGTCATGGTTAGATTTTCAAAATGCTGTTCACCAGTTCCAGGTGATGAAATAGTAGGTTATGTCACAAAAGGTCGTGGAGTATCAATACACAGGAAAGATTGCCCTAATATAAAAGACTACGTGTATGACAAAAATAGGATAGTTGAAGTTGAATGGGATCAAGGCAAAAATATTGCATATCAAGCTGATATTCAGATCATGGCAAATGACAGATATGGACTTTTAACTGACGTGACGAGTATTCTTGCTGACATAAAGATATCAGTTAGAGCAGTTAATGCCAGAACGACAAAAGATAATGTGGCTATAATAAATTTAACTTTGGAGATTACATCAAGAGATCAGCTTGAGAAGATTATGAATAAGTTAAAAGCTCTCGATGGTGTTACAGATGTGTACAGAATTAGTGCGTAA